A genomic window from Litoreibacter janthinus includes:
- a CDS encoding ArdC family protein — translation MAPKFDVYAHVTDTIIAEIEAGTPPWRKPWTGNASGIALPTRHNGEEYRGINILMLWVMAAKHGYLSGRWMTYKQAQELSGQVRKGEKSSTVVKYGTFTRENEMGIEEELPYARAYRVFNADQIEGLSEDYYIRPEAPRDLGTAKDPELEAFFSRTGVDILTSDDPRAYYSPAKDHIHMPPIGTFHDAAGYYGTLAHEVIHWTGSEKRLERIKKFANREAYAFEELVAEIGAWFLGAQIGVAPEFDQSAAYVEGWLKALKEDKRAIFRAASEAQKAADFVLHAADQSKEVAA, via the coding sequence ATGGCACCGAAGTTTGATGTTTATGCCCATGTCACCGACACCATTATTGCAGAGATCGAGGCAGGCACGCCGCCATGGCGCAAGCCTTGGACCGGAAATGCGTCCGGCATTGCCCTGCCGACCCGACACAACGGGGAGGAGTATCGCGGGATTAATATCCTGATGCTCTGGGTCATGGCGGCCAAGCATGGTTATTTGTCCGGCCGCTGGATGACCTACAAACAGGCGCAGGAGCTGAGCGGCCAAGTTCGCAAAGGCGAAAAGTCGTCGACTGTGGTGAAGTACGGCACATTCACCCGAGAGAACGAGATGGGCATTGAGGAAGAGCTTCCCTATGCGCGCGCCTATCGTGTGTTCAATGCGGATCAGATCGAGGGTTTGTCAGAGGATTACTACATCCGGCCCGAGGCCCCGCGCGACCTTGGCACAGCGAAAGATCCAGAGCTTGAGGCGTTTTTCAGCCGGACGGGGGTGGATATCCTCACCAGCGACGACCCGCGCGCCTATTACAGCCCCGCCAAAGATCACATCCACATGCCGCCGATTGGCACCTTTCACGATGCCGCAGGCTATTATGGGACTTTGGCCCATGAGGTGATCCATTGGACCGGCAGCGAAAAGCGGCTGGAGCGGATCAAGAAATTTGCGAACCGCGAAGCCTATGCCTTTGAAGAGCTGGTGGCGGAAATTGGCGCTTGGTTCCTTGGGGCTCAGATTGGCGTCGCGCCGGAATTTGACCAAAGCGCCGCCTATGTCGAAGGGTGGTTGAAAGCGCTCAAAGAGGACAAACGGGCGATTTTTCGCGCGGCGTCTGAGGCGCAGAAAGCTGCCGACTTTGTTTTGCACGCAGCAGACCAAAGCAAGGAGGTCGCAGCATGA
- a CDS encoding helicase-related protein — protein sequence MTDLEDIRPGGRFSGIAPGTSVEIVSVEWIGEQAVNIVYRTASGSIAETTLYRDDQHRLELESAGRNWSFDADGALLRLVTEANRIKLAHFFDPYLAIHTSLVDPLPHQISAVYGEMIPRQPLRFLLADDPGAGKTIMAGLLIKELIARSDLERCLIVAPGSLVEQWQDELGEKFGLEFDILSRDMIEGSRSGNPFNDNNRLIARLDVLARNDDLLEKLTSSSEWDMIIVDEAHRMSATFFGNEVKYTKRYQLGQQLGKVCRHFLLMTATPHNGKEKDFQLFMALLDGDRFEGRFRDGVHMADVEDMMRRLTKEELLRFDGRPLFPERKAYTAKYELSADEAQLYTAVTEYVRNEMNRVQRFAEEDGRKRNNVGFALQILQRRLASSPAAIYQSLKRRRERLEAELAEARLAKSGARSSFGGASLYEEMISNLDEFGQDEIDDLEDIVATGATTAETVEQLEIEVETLKGLEAMALQVLRSGKDAKWQQLDRILDDDLMRDPDGHRRKLIIFTEPKDTLEYLREKVVARLGRPDVVDVIHGGVSREERRKVVERFMQDRDLQVLIANDAAGEGVNLQRGHLMVNYDLPWNPNKIEQRFGRIHRIGQTEVCHLWNLVANDTREGEVYARLLEKLEAAREALGGRVYDVLGELFEERALKDLLFEAIQYGEQDEVKARLFQTVDGAVDQSHLLELLKKRQLTSDTMPEARVQELRLDMERADAQRLQPHHVQSFFVEAFQRLGGKIKSREDGRWEITHVPLVVRERDRQIGSSAPLQKKYERICFEKAKINQQPVAAFIFPGHPLLDAVISIVREQNDHLMKQGAVLVDDTDDGTDIAALFLLEHSVQDGRPARAGDPIVISQKLQFASVDKAGNVSNAGIAPHLNLRPASAEEISSVHAALDEDWLRTNLEKRVVQFATVELAQAHVAEVRTRRLPEIDKVAHEVQARLKKEINYWDSRAAELREQERAGKKTRLNWQNADRRAEDLAERLKSRMQVIEQERFISSQPPRVRGGMIVVPGGLLLHNSPGQLVSGFSEDPEARRKIELKAMGAVMEAERALGNQPEDVSAQKVGYDIASYDPDTDHMRFIEVKGRIDTADTVIITRQELITSLNKSDQFILAIVQVNSGFVHPPRYVYGALDTREPPFDQNAIQFHIKRLLERAEEPK from the coding sequence TTGACGGATCTAGAGGACATTCGGCCTGGAGGCCGCTTCAGCGGGATTGCTCCCGGAACATCTGTGGAGATTGTGTCCGTCGAGTGGATCGGTGAGCAGGCCGTAAACATTGTCTATCGCACGGCGTCCGGCTCAATTGCTGAGACAACGCTTTATCGCGATGATCAACACCGACTGGAACTTGAGAGTGCTGGTAGAAACTGGTCGTTTGACGCGGATGGTGCGCTGCTTCGACTGGTAACTGAGGCCAATCGGATCAAGCTAGCGCACTTTTTCGATCCGTATCTCGCAATTCATACCAGCCTTGTGGACCCTCTCCCCCATCAGATTTCGGCTGTTTACGGTGAAATGATCCCCCGCCAGCCGTTGCGGTTCCTGCTGGCAGACGATCCGGGTGCAGGCAAAACGATCATGGCTGGTCTTCTGATTAAAGAGCTAATAGCGCGGAGTGATCTAGAGCGCTGTCTTATCGTTGCTCCAGGCAGCTTGGTTGAACAGTGGCAAGATGAACTGGGCGAAAAGTTCGGACTTGAGTTTGACATTCTGAGCCGAGACATGATCGAGGGTTCTCGATCTGGTAATCCTTTCAACGACAACAACAGGTTAATTGCCAGGTTGGATGTCTTGGCACGAAATGATGACCTACTTGAGAAGCTGACGTCATCGTCCGAGTGGGATATGATTATTGTTGACGAAGCCCACAGGATGTCGGCGACATTCTTCGGGAATGAGGTCAAATACACGAAGCGATACCAGCTAGGACAACAGCTAGGTAAAGTTTGCCGCCATTTCCTCTTGATGACTGCCACGCCTCACAATGGCAAAGAGAAGGATTTCCAGCTATTCATGGCATTGTTGGATGGAGACCGCTTCGAAGGCCGGTTCCGGGACGGCGTCCACATGGCAGATGTCGAAGACATGATGCGACGACTCACAAAAGAAGAGCTCTTGAGGTTTGATGGCAGACCACTGTTCCCCGAACGCAAAGCTTACACGGCAAAGTACGAGCTTTCAGCAGACGAGGCGCAACTTTATACGGCTGTAACTGAGTATGTACGCAACGAAATGAATCGCGTGCAACGATTTGCAGAAGAAGACGGACGGAAGCGCAATAACGTAGGATTTGCTCTGCAAATTCTTCAGCGCCGTCTGGCTTCGAGTCCTGCCGCGATTTATCAATCACTGAAACGAAGGCGCGAGCGTTTAGAAGCCGAACTGGCTGAAGCACGTTTGGCCAAAAGTGGCGCAAGATCTTCATTTGGTGGGGCGTCACTCTACGAAGAGATGATCAGCAATCTGGATGAATTTGGCCAAGATGAGATCGACGATCTCGAAGATATCGTTGCAACAGGCGCGACGACCGCTGAAACTGTTGAGCAGCTTGAAATTGAAGTAGAAACTCTCAAAGGATTGGAAGCGATGGCGCTTCAAGTCCTGCGGTCGGGTAAAGACGCTAAATGGCAGCAGCTCGATCGGATACTAGATGACGACCTCATGCGAGATCCAGATGGCCACAGGCGTAAACTGATTATTTTTACCGAGCCAAAAGACACGCTAGAGTATTTGCGTGAGAAAGTTGTTGCTAGGCTGGGCCGTCCTGATGTCGTTGATGTCATTCATGGCGGCGTGTCACGGGAAGAACGGCGCAAAGTGGTTGAACGGTTTATGCAAGACCGTGATCTACAGGTTTTGATTGCAAACGATGCGGCAGGCGAAGGCGTGAATCTTCAACGCGGACACCTGATGGTAAACTACGATTTGCCTTGGAACCCCAACAAGATTGAGCAGCGGTTTGGCCGCATTCATCGAATTGGCCAAACTGAAGTCTGTCACCTTTGGAACCTTGTCGCCAATGATACCCGAGAAGGTGAAGTCTATGCTCGGTTGCTGGAGAAACTGGAAGCTGCGCGCGAAGCGCTCGGAGGTCGAGTTTATGACGTCCTCGGAGAGTTGTTTGAGGAACGTGCGCTAAAGGATCTGCTTTTTGAAGCGATCCAGTATGGTGAGCAGGACGAGGTCAAGGCGCGCTTGTTTCAAACCGTGGATGGTGCAGTAGACCAATCCCACCTTTTGGAGCTTCTGAAGAAACGCCAACTCACCAGCGACACCATGCCGGAAGCTCGCGTTCAGGAACTTCGGCTCGACATGGAGCGCGCCGATGCGCAGCGCTTGCAGCCGCACCATGTTCAAAGTTTCTTCGTGGAGGCTTTCCAAAGGCTCGGAGGCAAGATCAAATCCAGAGAAGATGGCAGATGGGAGATCACCCATGTTCCGCTAGTCGTCCGAGAGCGGGATCGGCAGATCGGATCAAGCGCACCTCTTCAAAAAAAGTATGAACGTATTTGCTTTGAAAAAGCTAAAATCAATCAACAGCCTGTTGCCGCGTTCATCTTTCCTGGGCATCCGTTACTTGATGCGGTCATCAGCATTGTTCGCGAGCAAAATGATCATTTAATGAAGCAGGGTGCGGTGCTGGTCGATGACACTGACGACGGCACAGACATTGCAGCCCTATTTTTGCTGGAGCATTCTGTTCAAGACGGGCGGCCAGCGCGGGCCGGAGACCCCATTGTCATCTCGCAGAAGCTTCAGTTTGCGTCTGTCGACAAGGCTGGCAATGTGTCGAACGCGGGCATCGCGCCGCACCTGAATTTGCGACCCGCATCCGCTGAAGAGATCAGTTCTGTCCACGCTGCCTTGGATGAAGACTGGCTTCGCACCAATCTGGAAAAGCGGGTCGTGCAATTCGCTACGGTCGAACTCGCTCAGGCTCATGTCGCCGAAGTCCGAACGCGCCGCCTCCCCGAAATCGACAAGGTGGCCCATGAAGTTCAGGCACGGCTCAAGAAAGAGATCAACTACTGGGACTCACGCGCAGCGGAACTGAGGGAACAAGAGCGGGCTGGGAAGAAGACCCGGCTGAACTGGCAGAATGCAGATCGTCGTGCCGAAGACCTCGCAGAACGGTTGAAGAGCCGCATGCAAGTTATTGAACAAGAGCGCTTTATTTCGTCTCAACCTCCCCGCGTTCGTGGTGGAATGATCGTCGTTCCTGGTGGCCTTTTGTTGCATAATTCACCCGGCCAACTGGTTTCCGGTTTTTCCGAAGACCCAGAGGCGCGGCGCAAGATCGAGCTGAAAGCTATGGGCGCGGTGATGGAAGCCGAGCGTGCGTTAGGCAACCAGCCCGAGGACGTCTCTGCGCAGAAGGTCGGCTATGACATTGCGTCTTATGATCCTGACACCGACCACATGCGGTTTATAGAGGTGAAGGGGCGCATCGACACAGCTGACACGGTTATCATCACAAGGCAGGAGCTGATCACGTCGCTGAACAAATCGGACCAGTTCATCCTTGCTATTGTGCAGGTCAATAGCGGCTTCGTGCATCCTCCGCGTTACGTCTATGGGGCGCTCGATACCCGCGAACCTCCTTTCGATCAGAACGCAATCCAGTTTCACATCAAGCGGCTCCTTGAGCGTGCAGAGGAGCCAAAATGA